From one Eleginops maclovinus isolate JMC-PN-2008 ecotype Puerto Natales chromosome 7, JC_Emac_rtc_rv5, whole genome shotgun sequence genomic stretch:
- the hspe1 gene encoding 10 kDa heat shock protein, mitochondrial, which translates to MAFRKFLPLFDRVLVERFTAETVTKGGIMLPEKAQSKVLQAKVVAVGPGSVNQKGNLMPVSVTVGESVLLPEYGGTKISLDNKDYFLFRDGDILGKYVE; encoded by the exons ATG GCCTTCAGAAAATTCCTCCCCTTGTTCGACCGGGTGCTTGTGGAGCGCTTCACCGCAGAGACGGTGACGAAGGGCGGCATCATGCTGCCGGAGAAGGCTCAGAGCAAAGTGCTGCAGGCCAAGGTGGTGGCAGTCGGGCCGGGCTCCGTCAACCAG aAAGGTAACTTGATGCCAGTCAGTGTGACGGTGGGAGAGAGTGTCCTTCTTCCGGAGTACGGAGGAACTAAAATCAGTCTGGACAACAAG GACTATTTCTTGTTCCGTGACGGAGATATCCTGGGCAAATATGTCGAGtaa
- the hspd1 gene encoding 60 kDa heat shock protein, mitochondrial produces MFRLPTIMKQVRPVCRALAPHLTRGYAKDVKFGAEARALMLQGVDLLADAVAVTMGPKGRNVIIEQSWGSPKVTKDGVTVAKSIDLKDKYKNIGAKLVQDVANNTNEEAGDGTTTATVLARAIAKEGFDTISKGANPVEIRRGVMMAVETVIKELKNLSKPVTTPEEIAQVATISANGDVEIGTIISNAMKKVGRKGVITVKDGKTLHDELEIIEGMKFDRGYISPYFINSAKGQKCEFQDAYILLSEKKISTVQSIVPALELANQNRKPLVIVAEDVDGEALSTLVLNRLKVGLQVVAVKAPGFGDNRKNQLRDIAVATGGTVFGDDAVGLALEDIQAHDFGKVGEVQITKDDCLLLKGGGGPADVDRRAAEIVEQLENTTSDYEKEKLNERLAKLSDGVAVLKIGGTSDVEVNEKKDRVTDALNATRAAVEEGIVPGGGCALLRCIPCLDTIATVNADQKIGVEIIRRALRIPAMTIAKNAGVEGSLVVEKILQEGAEIGYDAMLGEYVNMVEKGIIDPTKVVRTALMDAAGVASLLSTAEAVVTEIPKEEKEMPGGMGGMGGMGGMGGGMGF; encoded by the exons ATGTTTCGTCTCCCAACCATCATGAAGCAGGTGAGGCCCGTGTGCCGGGCGCTCGCTCCTCACCTCACTAGAGGCTACGCTAAAGACGTGAAGTTCGGGGCTGAAGCCCGGGCTCTGATGCTGCAGGGAGTCGACCTGCTGGCCGACGCTGTGGCCGTCACCATGGGCCCCAAG GGTCGTAACGTGATCATCGAGCAGAGCTGGGGCAGCCCGAAGGTCACGAAGGACGGCGTGACGGTGGCCAAGAGCATCGACCTGAAGGACAAGTACAAGAACATCGGCGCCAAGCTGGTGCAGGACGTGGCCAACAACACCAACGAGGAGGCCGGCGACGGCACCACCACCGCCACCGTGCTCGCCCGCGCCATCGCCAAGGAGGGCTTCGACACCATCAGCAAGGGAGCCAACCCCGTGGAGATCCGCCGCGGAGTCATGATGGCCGTGGAGACCGTCATCAAGGAGCTGAAGAACCTCTCCAAGCCGGTGACCACACCCGAGGAGATCGCACAG gTTGCCACAATCTCAGCCAACGGAGACGTTGAGATCGGTACCATCATTTCCAACGCCATGAAGAAGGTCGGACGCAAGGGAGTCATCACTGTCAAG GACGGAAAGACCCTCCACGACGAGCTGGAGATCATCGAGGGAATGAAGTTTGACCGCGGATACATCTCCCCTTACTTCATCAACTCTGCCAAAG GTCAGAAGTGCGAGTTCCAGGACGCCTACATCCTGCTGAGCGAGAAGAAGATCTCCACCGTGCAGAGCATCGTTCCCGCTCTGGAGCTCGCCAACCAGAACCGCAAACCTCTGGTGATCGTGGCCGAGGACGTGGACGGAGAGGCCCTCAGCACCCTGGTGCTCAACAG GCTGAAGGTGGGGCTCCAGGTTGTGGCTGTTAAAGCTCCAGGATTCGGAGACAACAGGAAGAACCAGCTGAGGGACATTGCCGTCGCCACCGGAGGAACC gtgttTGGAGATGATGCTGTGGGTCTGGCTCTGGAGGACATCCAGGCTCATGACTTCGGTAAGGTGGGCGAGGTACAGATCACCAAAGACGACTGCCTGCTGCTGAAGGGCGGCGGCGGCCCCGCCGACGTGGACAGGCGTGCAGCGGAGATCGTCGAGCAGCTGGAGAACACCACCAGCGACTATGAGAAGGAGAAGCTCAACGAGAGGCTCGCCAAGCTCTCCGACGGAGTGGCCGTGCTCAAG ATCGGAGGAACGAGTGACGTTGAGGTGAACGAGAAGAAGGACCGTGTGACGGACGCTCTGAACGCCACCCGGGCGGCGGTGGAGGAGGGCATCGTGCCGGGCGGCGGCTGCGCTCTGCTGCGCTGCATCCCCTGCCTGGACACCATCGCTACCGTCAACGCTGACCAGAAGATCG GTGTGGAGATCATCCGACGGGCGCTGCGTATCCCCGCTATGACCATTGCTAAGAACGCCGGTGTGGAGGGCTCTCTGGTGGTGGAGAAGATCCTGCAGGAGGGCGCGGAGATCGGATACGACGCCATGCTGGGAGAGTACGTCAACATGGTGGAGAAGGGCATCATCGACCCCACCAAG gtggTGAGGACGGCGCTGATGGACGCTGCAGGAGTCGCCTCCCTGCTCTCCACCGCCGAGGCCGTGGTGACGGAGATCCccaaggaggagaaggagatgcCCGGCGGCATGGGCGGCATGGGAGGAATGGGTGGCATGGGAGGCGGCATGGGTTTCTAA
- the mob4 gene encoding MOB-like protein phocein, with product MVMAEGAAVLRRNRPGTKAKDFYNWPDESFEEMDSTLAVQQYIQQNIRSDCSNIDKILEPPEGQDEGVWKYEHLRQFCLELNGLAVKLQSECHPDTCTQMTATEQWIFLCAAHKTPKECPAIDYTRHTLDGAACLLNSNKYFPSRVSIKESSVAKLGSVCRRIYRIFSHAYFHHRQIFDKYENETFLCHRFTRFVMKYNLMSKDNLIVPILEEEVQNTSSAGESEA from the exons ATGGTCATGGCGGAGGGAGCTGCAGTTCTCAGGAGGAATCGGCCTGGAACCAAGGCAAAG GATTTCTACAACTGGCCGGATGAGTCATTCGAGGAGATGGACAGCACCCTGGCTGTCCAACAG TACATCCAGCAGAACATTAGATCAGACTGCTCCAATATCGACAAAATCCTGGAGCCTCCGGAGGGTCAGGACGAGGGAGTGTGGAAGTATGAACACCTCAG GCAGTTCTGTCTGGAGCTCAACGGACTAGCTGTAAAACTTCAG AGCGAGTGCCATCCAGACACCTGCACCCAGATGACAGCCACAGAGCAGTGGATCTTTTTATGTGCTGCCCACAAGACACCCAAAGAG TGCCCTGCCATTGATTACACCAGGCACACGCTGGACGGAGCTGCCTGTCTTCTCAATAGCAACAAATACTTCCCCAGCAG ggtGAGCATCAAGGAGTCATCAGTGGCCAAACTGGGCTCCGTGTGTCGTCGCATCTATAGGATATTCTCTCATGCCTACTTCCATCATCGCCAGATATTTGACAAGTATGAG AACGAGACGTTCCTGTGTCACCGGTTCACGCGCTTCGTCATGAAGTACAACCTGATGTCCAAGGACAACCTGATCGTGCCCatcctggaggaggaggtgcagaaCACCTCCTCAGCTGGGGAGAGCGAGGCCTAA